CATCATGTGGTGGAAGCGGCGGCCGGCGGGGTCTCTCGGCGTGCCGCCGATGCCGTCCGATCCGCGCGTATTCCGCGGTCTGATCGCCATCCTCGTCGTCGGTGGGCTGATCTTTTCCCTCGTCGGCGCGTCGCAGATCGTCATGCTGGCGCTCGACTGGCTGTTCGCCCGCAGGCCGCGCCGCGTCGGTGCATGAGACGTCCGGCCTGATCGCGAGGGCAAACACGCACCATCCCGCACACTGGCCCGCACACTGGCCCGCAGACTGGCGGGGTCGGCCCGGGCGCGGCCGTCCTTACACGTCCGGGTGCGGCGGTTCCAGCGGCTCTGGCCCGGGCGTCTGCGTATGCGCCTTCAGGCCCCGGGCGACGAGCTTTTCCCAGACCGCCTCGGCGCTGTCGGCAAAGTCGAACAGCTTGGTGTCGCGCGGCGAGATCATGCCGGCCTCGGCCAGCGCCTCGAAGTCGATGATCCGGCACCAGTAATCCTGGTCGAACAGGACGGTCGGCACGCTCGGCGCCTTGCCGGTCTGGGACAGGGTCAGGATCTCGAACAGTTCGTCGAGCGTGCCGAAGCCGCCGGGAAACACCACCAGCGCATTGGCGCGCATGGCGAGATGCATCTTGCGCATCGCGAAGTAGTGGAACTGGAAGGTGAGTTCCGGCGTCGAATAGGCGTTCGGCTCCTGCTCGTGCGGCAGGCGGATGTTGAATCCGATCGTCGGCGCGCCGACGTCGCGGGCACCGCGATTGGCGGCCTCCATGATGCCCGGTCCGCCGCCGGTGGCAATGACGTTGTCGAGGATGCCGCCCACCGGGCCCAGCGCGCCACCGCGCTGCGAGGCAATGCGGCCGAATGCGCGCGCCTCGTTGTACCAGCGTCGATGGCGCGGATCGCCGTCCTCCCTGACGCGCGCGCTGCCGAACACCACGATCGTCGAGCGGATGCCCCAGGCCCGCAGCAGTTCCTCCGCCTTGGCGTATTCGAGCATGAACCGGACGCCGCGCATCGAATCCCCCAGGAGGAATTCGGTATCGATGGCTGGCAGGAGATAGGAAGGCGATTGCTTCTGGGGTCTGTTGTCGGGCATGTCTCGTTCGGGTCCGCCATTGTCGTCAGCGGCCCGTTCTAGCGGCCGGATCCGGCCGCGTCATCAATGGCGCAGCATCCCGGCCGCGCAGCGGGCCTCAGGCCTCGTAGACGATCCGTCCGTCGCAGATTGTCATGACCGGCCGTACCGTGGCGATCGCCTGCGGGTCCGTCGCTTCGAGATCGGCGTCGAGCACAACGAGATCGGCCAGCAGCCCCGGCGCCAGACGGCCCTTGCGGTTTTCCATGAATTCGATCCAGGCACTGTCGCGGGTGTATGAGGCCAGCGCGTCGATGAGGTCCTGTCGCTGGTCGGGATCGCGGTCGCTCCACCGCTGGCGGGTCAGCGCCGCCGCCAGGCAGGCCATTGGATCGATCGGCGAGACCGGCCAGTCGGTGGCGAAGACGAGGCGGGCGCCGGCCCGGCGCAGCGTCTGCCAGGCGTAGGCATAGGGCCATTTTGCCGGGCCGATCCGGCTCACCGTCGGCTCCAGCGGGAAGCCGGTGCCCGGTGCGTGGATGGGCTGCATGGAGGCCGTCACGCCGAGCGCCGCGAAGCGCGGAATGTCGTCGGGATGGACTACCTCGATATGTTCGATGCGGTGGCGGGAATCGCGGGGCCCGTTCGCCCGGCGTGCCGCCTCGTAGCCGTCCAGCACGATCCTGACGGCGCCATCGCCGATTGCGTGCACGGCGATCTGGAAGCCGCGCCGGTCGGCCTCGACCGCCACCCGGGCGAAATGGTCGGCATCGAAGAGCGGTTCCCCGCGCCACCCCGGTCGGTCGGGGTAGTCGTCGAGCATCACCGCCGTCCACGAATCGAGGACGCCATCGACGAACAGCTTGACGAAGCCGGAGGCCAGCATCGGTGACCGGAACCGCCGGCGCATCTCCTCGGCGCGCTCGAGTTCGTCAAGTGCCATGAAGTTCTTGAAGTGGAACGGCACCCGCACGCGAGCCGTCAGCTCGCCCGATCGTTCGAGCTCGCCCAGAAGGTCGAGCTGATAGAGGTTGCCGTCCATGTTCTGCAGCGAGGTGAGACCGTGTTGCGCCGCGTGCGCCAGGCCCTTGCGCATCACGTCGAGATCGAAGGCACGTTCGGTGGGTGTGGGTGCGGGATCCGGCTCGCCCCCGGTGGACAGGCCGATACGATACCGGGTGCCGGCCGATCCGAGCCGCAGCACCGGATCAAAGGCCTCGTTCTCGCGCAATTCGCCCGCGGCGAGGCCGTCCTGCCCCATCACGATCTCGTTGCCGACGCCGACTGCACGGCCGTGCAGGATGCCGGCCTTCGCGAGCGCTGCGGTGTTGGCCCAGGCGGTGTGATGGTCGGGTGCGAACATGATGAAGGGACGATCCGGCAGGATCGCGTCGAGGTCCTGCCGACGGACCGGCTCGTCCACCGCCAGGATGGTGTAGTCGGCGCCCTGTGCGATGATCAGCGGGTCGTCGGGCCGGGCGGCGGCATAGGCCTGAACGGCCGAAGCCAGCGCCGCCCTTCCGCGCACCCCGCCGAGCTGCAGGTGATCGAGCTCGGCGGCTCCCGCGAAGAGATGCAGATGGCCCTCGTTGAAGCCTGGCAGCACGGTGGCACCGCCGGCATCGATGACCCGCGTCCGGGCGTCCTTCAGGGCAGCGACGTCGGGGCGGTGGCCGACGGCGAGAATGGTGTTGCCGGCAATCGCCACTGCCTCTGCACGCGGCGCGGATGGCTCCATGGTCAGAACCCGGGCGTTCTCGATGATGATGTCGGCTGTCGTCGCCATGCCCCGCTCCCATCTCGCAGACGTCCCTTCTGTGATAGCCGCGACCGGCGCGACAGGTAAGGGGTGGACCGGCCGATGTCGCGTCTGCCGGGGCGCCGATCATCGCAAGATCGGCGGACTGATATCGCGGGGACTGGCCAGCGGCGCCGCCTTGCCGCAATACTGCGTGCTGATGACGTCCTGTCTCTCAACCCTGCCGGTGCCGGTCCGTGCTGCGGTTCGCAAGCGCGACCTCGCCGCGGCGCAGACCCTTGGCCTGCTCCTGGTGCCGGAGGACCACCGATGAGCGGTCTGTCCGCCGCCGCGAGCGTGCTCGTCGTCGTCGATCTCCAGGAAAGACTGGTTCCCGTCATCCGCCATCACGGCGACCTGCTCGAGCGGGCCGCCATCCTGCTGCGGGCCGCCCGCATCTGCGGCGTGCCGACGGTCGTGACCGAGCATTTTCCTGACAAGATCGGCGGCACTGTTGGCGCGCTGCGCGAGTCCTGCGCTGGCGCGCGCGTGGTGGTCAAGACCCATTTCGACGCCTGCGACGAGCCGGGATTCGCCGCCATGTTCGCGACGCTCGGCCGCCGCCAGGCGATCGTATGCGGAATCGAGGCGCATGTCTGCGTGCTGCAGACGGCGCTTGGGCTGAAGGGCCTCGGCTATGATGTCTACGTGGCCACCGATGCCTGCGGCTCGCGCCGCGACAGCGACCGCGAGACCGGCTACCGGCGCCTCGCCATGGCCGGCGTCATTCCGGTCACGAGCGAGATGGTGGTGTTCGAATGGGCCGAATGCGGGGGAACCGATCGGTTCCGCGAGCTCCTGGCGCTGATCAGGTAGCTGCGTCGGCGCGCCCCGCTGTCACCGAGCCAGGGCTTGCTGCCGGTCAGTCGAACAGGGCGTCGATGTCGTCCTGCGAGACGTGGCCGACATCGCCGTCGAGTTTCGGGCCGTTCAGCGTCGTTCCGTCCTGGGTGGCCGGCTTGGGCGTGACGAAGGCTTCCAGCCCGCCCCACAGCTGCATCATCCGTTCGACCCGCTCTTCGACGAAACGCAGGGTGTTGACCACCTTGGTGATGCGCTGGCCCGTCAGGTCCTGGAAGTTGCACGCCTCGAAGACCCGGATCACCTGCTCCCGGATGTCGGCGACCAGATCGACATTGGCGGATTTCTTGAGCGCTGCGGCAAGATCGGCAGCATCGCGGTCGATACATTCGGCAGCCTGCAACACCTGTTCGGTCGCCTCCTCGGTGCCGCGCACGACCGCGTCGAGCTCGTCCGTTACCCGATGCAGGTCGCGGCCGCCGGGTCCCACATGCAGCGCGGCCAGCTCCAGCTTGGTGGTGTTGATCGCCGCCTGGATCGATTCGAGCTCCGCACGCAGGGCCCGCGCCTCGGCCAGCCGCTCCCGGTAGTCCTCGATGATCTCGTTGGAGACCTGCTCTGCTGGCAGCACCGCCTTCCGGATGTCGGCCAGAGCGGCGAGTATCTGGCGATGGCGTTCTGCGGCCGCCGCGGCCTCGTCGCCGGTAGCCGCCGGCTGATCGAGCATTTCGATGCGGAAACGCCTGCGGGAAGTCTGCATCGTCTGTGTCCGTCCAGCTGTCTGAAACCCGGCTAAAAGTGAGCGCGATCGCTTAAGGAAGAGTTCATCGTGGCGTGCACGGGTGCCCATGAACGGCCGATGAATGCCGGGTTCAGTCGCGGTTCAATGCGGCCGTGCCAGCCTTCAGGCCAGAGACCGGCGCCCGACCCCGTGCCAGTCCATCGCAACGACCATGGAGACCGTCGTGTCCGCATTCGGTATCCGCCCGGGCCTGACCGCCATCGCCTTCGCCACGGGACTTAACGCAATTGCCCTCTCTGCCGCGCAGGCATCGGCCTCCGGCACCTCGCCGCATGTCGCGGTTGCGCACCTACCGACCCCGGTGCCCGTCAATATCGCCGGG
The DNA window shown above is from Tepidamorphus gemmatus and carries:
- a CDS encoding LOG family protein gives rise to the protein MPDNRPQKQSPSYLLPAIDTEFLLGDSMRGVRFMLEYAKAEELLRAWGIRSTIVVFGSARVREDGDPRHRRWYNEARAFGRIASQRGGALGPVGGILDNVIATGGGPGIMEAANRGARDVGAPTIGFNIRLPHEQEPNAYSTPELTFQFHYFAMRKMHLAMRANALVVFPGGFGTLDELFEILTLSQTGKAPSVPTVLFDQDYWCRIIDFEALAEAGMISPRDTKLFDFADSAEAVWEKLVARGLKAHTQTPGPEPLEPPHPDV
- a CDS encoding amidohydrolase gives rise to the protein MATTADIIIENARVLTMEPSAPRAEAVAIAGNTILAVGHRPDVAALKDARTRVIDAGGATVLPGFNEGHLHLFAGAAELDHLQLGGVRGRAALASAVQAYAAARPDDPLIIAQGADYTILAVDEPVRRQDLDAILPDRPFIMFAPDHHTAWANTAALAKAGILHGRAVGVGNEIVMGQDGLAAGELRENEAFDPVLRLGSAGTRYRIGLSTGGEPDPAPTPTERAFDLDVMRKGLAHAAQHGLTSLQNMDGNLYQLDLLGELERSGELTARVRVPFHFKNFMALDELERAEEMRRRFRSPMLASGFVKLFVDGVLDSWTAVMLDDYPDRPGWRGEPLFDADHFARVAVEADRRGFQIAVHAIGDGAVRIVLDGYEAARRANGPRDSRHRIEHIEVVHPDDIPRFAALGVTASMQPIHAPGTGFPLEPTVSRIGPAKWPYAYAWQTLRRAGARLVFATDWPVSPIDPMACLAAALTRQRWSDRDPDQRQDLIDALASYTRDSAWIEFMENRKGRLAPGLLADLVVLDADLEATDPQAIATVRPVMTICDGRIVYEA
- a CDS encoding hydrolase; translated protein: MSGLSAAASVLVVVDLQERLVPVIRHHGDLLERAAILLRAARICGVPTVVTEHFPDKIGGTVGALRESCAGARVVVKTHFDACDEPGFAAMFATLGRRQAIVCGIEAHVCVLQTALGLKGLGYDVYVATDACGSRRDSDRETGYRRLAMAGVIPVTSEMVVFEWAECGGTDRFRELLALIR
- a CDS encoding protein phosphatase CheZ produces the protein MQTSRRRFRIEMLDQPAATGDEAAAAAERHRQILAALADIRKAVLPAEQVSNEIIEDYRERLAEARALRAELESIQAAINTTKLELAALHVGPGGRDLHRVTDELDAVVRGTEEATEQVLQAAECIDRDAADLAAALKKSANVDLVADIREQVIRVFEACNFQDLTGQRITKVVNTLRFVEERVERMMQLWGGLEAFVTPKPATQDGTTLNGPKLDGDVGHVSQDDIDALFD